From Calliphora vicina chromosome 3, idCalVici1.1, whole genome shotgun sequence:
AGGGACGTAGTATCCCATAGACCAATACAAACTtggacgattttttaaaaaaagctgaaTTATATattaggctatagtaagttggacatactatgggtcaaaatcgagaaaaataatttttaacccgattttttttttttgttttatctcaaacattattttcaaaaattctttttccaaaattttttttttaaaaattaaaaaaagattttaaaaaaatttggaaaaaacttttaaaaaaaataacttccggtgaatttttattcataattgggctgattgttagtgaaaaattattaGTGCCtggaagttattttaaaaaaatttgaaaaaaatgacaaaaaagttgaccataaatctaaaaaaaaaaattgtttggtggACTCTtatatattattgccatatatagcTAAGCGGTAttaccaagtctgaattagctatTGGGCAAAATCAGATTGATTACACCTTTTTtagggcccactgattttctgAATCTTTAGAggtacataaaacaaaatttgtcaccaaaatcgccaaattttactaccctttggtagtagagtcgaacctatactgtttTTTACACTGTGTTACCAAATGCatccatataaattttatatattttattcgatatcaaataagggaattgaatttcaaaaataaaacgcTCGTATACGAATGCGAAAATTAGCGCACCTGTGCGGTTACTGAGTAACACAATCCGAAAAcgaaaatgttcaaaaatttgttctaaatacattgtaattcaaaaagatttcctttcgaatcgaatCGGGAGTAACCCCCCTGATCTACCACCCTGCTAATTTGAGTACCAATTGTTCAACATGGCTCTGAATTGAGAGCAAATACTTTTAGTTGTAAGATTTGAACTAAATGTTAGAACTAGGACGCCTTTActtcctatataaattaaactttattcgccaataattttgcaaaaatgcaCTAAAACGAAAGAAAGTTCCTTTTAAGATCAGTCATATTTTTAAAGGTGATCTTAACCCCGATCTTATCAATAAAAATATCCTATTTTCCcccgaataaataaataaaaaacacctttaaatataattgtttttttttagtttttatatattttgtccaACATTTTTTGTGGGTAAAATTaggtttttatagttttttttttaataaaataaaaaaacacatcttactttttaattatttaatgggtTTTGGCGGCCAAACGCTTGTCACGTTCTTCAGCAATGCTCAATTTAACACCCTTGCCCTTAGGCAAACTAATGTAAGGCTTGTTGCCCTTGCCAATGATGAAGACATTGGTCAAACGGGTAGCGAATACATGACCTTGAGTATCCTTAACATGGACAATGTCGAAGGAGCCGGGATGTCTTTCACGGTTGACAACGGTACCGACACGACCCAAATTTCTACCTCCAGTGATCATGCACAAGTTGCCtgtaaattattaaagaaaaaaagccaagttagttaaatttgtttatataaaataaaattaaataaaatttaggatttaaaaatgtaattgaaCTAAAATGTTATGACAGTATCATTTAAAAGACAAAGCCATGACCGTGTTACAAAAATTGCTTTTGGCTTGCTGTTGATCCCTGTAAATGTGGTTTTTTATAATCATTATACAAAGTCTTCGATGAAGCCAATAGAAATTACTTAGTAGTAATACttcttttgttattgtttgttataaaaaaaaatgtattcaaacTTACCGGAATCGAACTTGATGTAATCGGTGATCTTGCCGGTGGCAATATCAACTTGAACGGTATCGTTGGCCTTGATCAAAGGATCGGGGTAACGGATGGTGCGACCGTCGTGGGTAACAACGAATGGTACACCCTTGGCGCCCAATTGTGTCTTGCGGACCTTGCACAATTTGTACTAGAAAtaacagaaaaataataataaataaatgattttgatttaatttagcTGAAAGCAATATCTTTAAAGAGTTATTGGCAGGGGAGAAGTTTATTtccttaaagaatttaaaatgccgatgacattttaaatttgtaattgaaCGTAAATGTTATTGCAGTATCTGGTAAAATGATAAAGCAAAGACCGTCGTTACAAAAATTGCTTTAGGCTCACTTTTGATCTATGAAAATGTGGTTAATTGTATTCATTTACATAGTCTTCGATAGAGCCAAACTTGGATATTTATACTCTCGGTTTACGAATGAAAATAACCCTTATTATGACTGGGAAGTCGattgtacatttttttacaactacaacacaaaatatataacaaatcaaCTGGTTTTGGACTGCGACACTCACAATAAGACGGAATATTCCCATAATTGTTTTCAAATCATGCATATATCCGATAGAAATCGATCGGTTTCAAAACTCTACCTTATACGAAAACACTGAATCAGCTTTATCGTGTAAGGCCAGTCGCAATAGACAGTTGATAAAGTCTAATCCCTATCTTACTTATTATTTTAATCAAGTACTCTATTTTTTAAAGCTCtacttttaaaaatgatccttgAAATTCTAAATTCTCTGAGTATTTAAATCCTATatcagttttttattaattttgtaattgaacGTAAATGTTATTGCTGTATCTGGGAAATGATAAAGCAAAGACCGTCGTTACAAAAATTGCTTTTAGGCtcttttctaattaaaatatccACACTATAATGAATCAAAAATCAATAAATGTGGTGTTGAAAAGCCcatgaaacatttaaaattaaaaggttTACAAAATGTTCCTATTTTCTACTcttaaattattatataaaaagaagttcTAGAATTTAAGATTCTCCGCAAAACAGTTGACTTCTTGATTTGAGGAACCAATACTTT
This genomic window contains:
- the RpS4 gene encoding small ribosomal subunit protein eS4; the encoded protein is MARGPKKHLKRLAAPKAWMLDKLGGVFAPRPSTGPHKLRESLPLMIFLRNRLKYALNGAEVTKIVMQRLIKVDGKVRTDPTFPAGFMDVITIEKTGEFFRLVYDVKGRFTIHRISQEEAAYKLCKVRKTQLGAKGVPFVVTHDGRTIRYPDPLIKANDTVQVDIATGKITDYIKFDSGNLCMITGGRNLGRVGTVVNRERHPGSFDIVHVKDTQGHVFATRLTNVFIIGKGNKPYISLPKGKGVKLSIAEERDKRLAAKTH